AACTCCGCCTCGCCCTCACCGGGAAAACCGACGATGACGGAGGTCCTTAAAGCGATCTTTCGCCTCCTGATTTTTGAGATTAAAGTTTCAAGATCATGGCGCGTATAGCGCCGGTTCATCGACCTTAAAATCTTATCACAAGCGTGCTGGATTGGCAAGTCGATATACTTGACGATTTTCCGCTCTTTGGCGATCAAATCGATGACCCGGTCGGTCAAATGGGCGGGGTGGGCGTACATCAGCCGGAGCCAGCGGAGCCCCGGAACTTTCGCCGCGCCTGCCAGGATATCGGGCAGGCCGGGGTGGGCGGTCGTATCCTGGGCGATCAGGATGACTTCCTTGACCCCCCTTTTGGCCAATCCCTTGATCTCGGCGAGCACGTCGGCCGCCGGGCGGAACTTGAGCCGCCCCCGGATCCGGGGGATCAGGCAGTAAGCGCAGTAATTATTGCACCCTTCGGCGATCTTGACGTAAGCGTACCAGGGCGGGGTCGCTTTGATCCGGGGAGTGCAGTAATTGAAGAGGCCGATCGAATCGATCTCGCCATCAATGTCACGGGTCACGAGTTGCGCGTCACGGGTCTTGGGGAGACATCCGGAAATATATAATTTCTTCCCTTTTTTTCGCCATTTGGCCATCTCTTTGATCGTCGCGATCGCTTCGTCACGGGCGGTCTGGAGAAAAGCGCAAGTGTTGATGATAATAATGTCGGCTTTAGCCGGTGTTTTAACGACTGCGTGACCGGCCGCGGTCAGTTTGCCCATCAGGACTTCCGTGTCGGTCAGGTTCTTGGGACAGCCGAGCGAGATGAAATAGGCTTTCATGCCGCTTTGCCGGCGAGTTGTCCGCAGGCGGCCAGGATATCCTGCCCCTTGCTCTGACGCATCACGGCGTTGATCTTGGCGGCGGCGAGGCCGTTGAGGAAATGATGGATGGCGGCGCGCTTGGACGGGCGGTATTTATTGCCGCAGGGATTGAAAGGGATCAAATTGACGTGGACGTC
This window of the Candidatus Margulisiibacteriota bacterium genome carries:
- a CDS encoding MiaB/RimO family radical SAM methylthiotransferase, with product MKAYFISLGCPKNLTDTEVLMGKLTAAGHAVVKTPAKADIIIINTCAFLQTARDEAIATIKEMAKWRKKGKKLYISGCLPKTRDAQLVTRDIDGEIDSIGLFNYCTPRIKATPPWYAYVKIAEGCNNYCAYCLIPRIRGRLKFRPAADVLAEIKGLAKRGVKEVILIAQDTTAHPGLPDILAGAAKVPGLRWLRLMYAHPAHLTDRVIDLIAKERKIVKYIDLPIQHACDKILRSMNRRYTRHDLETLISKIRRRKIALRTSVIVGFPGEGEAEFRELLDFVRWAKFERLGCFTYQREKGTPAAKMREQVSPKIKIERFQKLMRAQARVTTNNMVGTVIPVLIERGRAGKYVGRSCMDAPEIDGSVIVRAKKSIQPGEIVKVRVTKAAAYDLYGCLT